The DNA segment GGCTATTTTGACGCCGATATAGACCGCCAAAAAGAGGAGTATTCGCCGGCTTTTATCGCATCTTTAGTCGCGATTTGCATTTACGTTTTGGTCGCAACTTTTGCGCCGAACAGCTTTTTGATGATCCTCTACGCGATCATTTATACGCTTAGCTTCTGCGCATCGGCATGGCCGGTGTTTCACTGGTAACTTTTTAGATACCCTTTGCTCGCTTGCCTGGGCATTTTATTTTAAATCCAAATTTAAAAAAACGCTTGCTAAAAATACCGAAAGCGAGAGTAAAATTTAAAGCCGAATACCGACTTATTCGATAAATTTTATCGCGACGCAAATCCGTCAAATTTAAAGTCGAATTTGACGGCATAAATCCTACCGCGCACAAGTCGAACGAATTTTAAAATTTCGCCCGAATTTTATAAGCCGAATTTGCGCAAAAGCCAAAGCGAACGCCTATACTACGGTTAAAAATTTCCTAACCGTGATGCAAAGTATCACCGAGATGAGCGCGATCATCCAGCGCTTTTGAGCTTTTTTACCGATCTTGTGCGAGGTTTTGACGCCGGCATAAACGCCCGCTAGCGAGCCAAGCCCCAATAACACGCCGATGTCGTAATGCACGAGCCCGTGTGCGGCGAGGCTGAGAAAGCCCGCGCTTGAGGAAAATATCACGAAAAATAGCCCCGTACTTACGGCCTTTTTGATATCGTAGTTTAAAAAGCTGATCAAAATAGGCATCACGAACACAGAGCCGCCGATGCCCACGCTGATCGCTACGGCGCCCACCGCAAGCCCCACGATAAAGAGCAAAATTTTTGATTCGTTAGCCTTGCCGGCGGGCTCGGTCGGGGTTTTAAAGAGTTTGATTAGATTTATGATCTGCACCAAAATGAGCGTGCCGAGCAGAAATTTCGACGAAAAGTAGCTTACGATAAAGCCGCTGCTAAGCGCGCCGCAAAAGCCTCCGAACCCCAGCACCAGCGCAGGCGCGACGTCAAGCATTTTGTTTTTAAAATTTACGAACGAACCGAAGATCGAGCTAAAGATCATTTGCATGATACTGATGCCGATGGCGTATTTGATATCGTAACCAAAAAGCATCATCGCAGGCACTACGACTGTGCCGCCGCCGATACCGAAAAATCCGCTGATAAAACCCACCACGACGCCGATGAGAATGTATTGTAAGCTCAAAAAAGAGATCATTTCTTGCATTTTATTTCCTTGCCGTGATTTTAACATTTACTGTTTTAATTTATAATTATTGCTTTTTAAAGGAGAAAATATGAAAAAATCTATAGTTACATTTGCGGCCGCTACCGCGCTGGCAAGCACTCTAAGCGCATCTCACCTGACCACCGCACAAAGCGATCTTAGCGTGGACGAAGCGGTGAAAAAATTCGAAAAAGCCGTAGCGTCTCGCAATATAACGGTATTTGACGTGATCGAACACTCAAAGCTAGCCGATAAAGTGGGGCTTAAGATGACCGACACGACGGTGGTGATAGTAGGCTCGCCGAAAATCGGCACGCTTTTGATGCAGTGCGAGCCTAAAATCGCGCTTGAACTGCCGCTTAAATTTTTGTTTTACAAAGATGGCGACAAAACCGTGATCGCCTACGAGGATATAAAAAATATCGCTGCCAGATACGGCGCGCAAGAGTGCGATGCGGTGAGCAAACTAAGCGGAGCGCAGGCGAACCTGCTAAAAGATATGGCGAAATAAATCTTTTCTCGCTATCTTGGCAACCTGCTTTCGCAAGGCGCGCATCAGCCGACAAACAATGCGCAAAAAGGCAAAGCAAATATAAAATTTAACTGATTTAGACGGCGAAAAAGAGCATTTTCTAAGCATCGCCGAGCGCGCTAAAAAGTATCTAAAAGCGGCGACGTCTTTCAAATCGTGCTCGCCGAGCAGCTAAAACCGGCCTCGGACGTGGATAGTCTCGACTTCTACCGAGCGCCGAGCTGTGCCCCGAGCCCGTATATGTTTCACTTTCGACCCGTTACGGCGACGTTGCGGGCCCGGTCCCGAGCTAGTCTGCGAGATCAAAGAGGGCAAATTTACGTCGCGCCCATAGCAGGCACGCGCGAACACGGCAAAGACGCGATAAAGACGCCGCGCTCGAGCGCGAGTTGCTCGATGACGAAAAGGGACCAGCCGAGCTAAAACGCTCATCGACCTCGCTCGTAACGACATCGGCTGCGTCAGCAAGCCAAAAAGCGTCGCGGCTAAAATCCATGCGCATCGTGCGCTACGAGAACGTGATGCACATCGTCTCGGAACGTCTACGACGCGAAAGCGGGCGATCAGGACGCCTTTGACGCGGTGCAGGCAGCATTTTCCCCGCAGGCACTCTTAATGGCACGCCAAAAATACGCGCCGTTAAGATCATCACCTAGCTTGAGTCATATAGACTCAACGCCTACGGCGGCGGCATCGGATTTTTCATTTAACGGCGATGCGCAGATGGCGATTTTGATTAAAAGCAATATTTGCACGTAAATTTGACGGCAAATTCCGCGGCTACGCTGATTTTAACGGGCAAATTCGCTACTGCAAATTTAGCGCAAACGACTCGGACTTGAACGCCAAATTTAACGAAACGGCAGGCAAATTTGCCGGTACGGGCGAGCATGACCCGCACCTTGACGACGCTAACGGGGCTAAATTTAACGTCGAACGTGCAAGCGAGTCAAATTTAACGAGCGGCGAACTCGAGGGAAATTTTGCCGAAATTTTCGTACAAACTAGAGCTGACATCGTGATAGACGGCGTTCCAGGATACGAATATAAAGAAATTTGCAAAAAACGAATCTCGGTGCTAAACGTGTTTGCGAAAAACGCAAAGGAAATTTGAGAAATATAAATTTGGGCTTTAAGTAAAAAACAACCGTTTAAGGTTGTTTTTTACTTTGTTGTAAAGGGGGTGGGGGCTTAATTTTGCTTCGCCATGCTCGCAACTGCAAGCAGACGCGAAGTCGCTCCCCACCCCCTTTAATCCCCCCCCCTACGACGCTTTTAAGGTGGCGACTTGGCTTTGCTGACGCAAAGCGTCGCAAATTTTAAATTTGAGTTTTCAAGATGTGGGTCTCGGTGGGTAAAATTTGCAAATTTAGCCAAATTTGACTTCAAATTTGAGCGTAAAGAGTCAAGGCGAAGTATCGTGAGATGATTTTTGGGGTTTTGAAGTTAAAATTTGACGAAGATAAGGCATGTAGCCTATCGAGTCAAATTTTAACAAAATCCACAAAAAGCACTCGCGAGACAAGCCGCCAAAAAGGAGAAATTTTGATTTTATTGATCGACAACTACGATAGTTTCGTATTTAACGTGGAGCAGTATCTGCGCGAACTAACCTCCGAGGAAGTGCGCTGCGTGCGCAACGACAAGATCACGATGGATGAGATCCGCAGGCTAAATCCGAGCAAGATCATACTAAGCCCGGGCCCAAAGCACCCGCAAGATAGCGGCATTTGTTTAGAAATTTTACGAAGCGACATCGCCGCGCCCGTGCTTGGAATCTGCCTCGGACATCAGGCGATCGGGCTTGCGAACGGCGCAAAAATCAAACGCCTGCAAAAGCCATATCACGGCAAAACCTCGCTCATAAAAGTTAGCCACAAAGAGCCGCTATTTACAGGGCTACCGGACGAATTTGAGGTCATGCGCTACCACTCGCTTTACGTGGACGAGCTACCGTCAAATTTGCAGGTCACGGCCGTGAGCGAAGACGGCGTAGTGATGGCGCTTAGCGTCAAAGACAGGCCGATTTTCGGCATCCAGTTTTACCCCGAGAGCTACTTCACGCAGTACGGCAAAAAAATCATCGAAAATTTCATCAACTACGAAGCAGCGCCTGCGGCCGAAGTCGCCAAAGAGCCGAGAATCCGCCCGCTCAAGCCGTTTCTGATCAAACTACAAGAAAACGAGCGCCTGGACGATCGCGACTTTGAGCAAATTTGCGAAATCATCGCGAGCAAAGAGTACGAGATCACGCAGCTAGCCGCACTTTTGGTACTGATCAGCGAAAAAAGCCTCTATCCGCAAAGCCTAGCAAGCCTTGTCAAAAATATCCTAAAATACTCGCAGACCTACCGCGATCCCTCGCCGATGATCGATCTTTGCGGCACGGGTGGCGACGGCTTTAGGACGATAAATATCTCGACCACCGTCGCGTTTATCCTCGCAAGTATGGGCGTCAAAGTCGCAAAGCACGGAAACAAAGCGGTTTCCAGCAAATCAGGTAGCTCGGACGTGCTTGAGATTTTGGGCGTTCAAAACTCAAATTCTCTCCTGCGACAGCGCGAGCTGCTAAACGATAAAAACTTAGCCTTTTTCCACGCGCCGTTTTTCCACCCGCTCGTAGGCGAAGTGCGCGAGGTGCGCCGGCGCCTGGGTATCCGCACGGTTTTTAACGTGCTCGGTCCGCTGCTAAATCCAAATTTAGCGCTCAAAAATCAGCTTGCAGGCGTATATCACAAGCCCGTTTTGCGCCTGTATGCCGAGACTCTGCAGCTGCTCGGACGCGAGCGAGCGCTGGTCGTTCGCGGCGAGGACGGACTAGACGAGATCAGTCTGTGTGACGAGACGCGCGTCGTGGAGCTGCGAGGAGGCCAGATCAGCGAGTACAGCATCACGCCCGAGCAGTTTGGTTTCAAGCGGGCGTTTCACAGCGAGATCGAGGGCAGCGACGGCGAACAAAATGCCGAGATTTTAAAGCAAATTTTAAAAGGCGAGCTGGACGGACCGAAATTTGACATCGTAGTGCTAAACGCGATGTTTGCGCTATATTGCGCGGATGTCGTGGCAAGCCCTGCGGAGGCTAAGCCGCTCATTTTAGAGGCGATCGGATCGGGCAAGGTTTACCGCTACTTCGAGAACTACGTGCGAGACGATGCATGACGCTAGTTAAAATTTGCGGTATCAAAACGCCTGCGGAGGCGTGCGAGGTGGCGAGCCTGGACGTTGATTTTTTGGGCGTGATATTTGCTAAAAGCAAACGTCAAGTGAGCGCACGGACGGCGCGCGAGATAGCTGATATCGCGCACGCGGCGGGTAAAAAATGCGTCGGAGTTTTTGCAGAGCAAAGCGACTGCGAGATAATGGAAATCTGCGAATTTGCCGCGCTTGACGTGGTGCAGATCCACGACGAAGTTAGCTCAAATTTATACGCAAATTTAAAGGCGATGGGGCTAGAGATTTGGCGCGTTTATAGCGTGCTGGATAAGCTACCCGCCGTAGATACCGCGCTTTGCGATATGCCGCTTTTTGACTGCAAGGGCGAAAACGCCGGCGGAAACGGCATCAGTTTTGATTGGGAGATTTTGCGGGGGGTCAAATTTGACTTCGGCATGGCGGGCGGTATCGGCGAACATAACGCGCGCGAGGCGATCAAATTTAACCCACGAGTGCTTGACCTAAACTCAAAAGTCGAGGATGAAAACGGCGTAAAATCGGCTGAAAAAATAAGGAAAATTTTGGAGCTGATAAAGGCGTAAATTTTCTTGCAATGCGGGCAAATTTTACTCACTTAAAATCAAATTTTACCGCCAATATAAGTGTAGCTGCAAGCATTTAGCCGCTCATACTGCCTCGTCTAAATAAAATACCGCTTGTTTCAAATTTTCTCATTTTGCCCGCTTACCGGCTAGCGCGATCGCGCCGCACATTAAATAAGCCTAATAAAAACTTAAAATGCTAAAATAAACGAAAATTTAAAGGATACCGATGAACACCAAAGCATATTTCGGCAAATTCGGCGGACAGTTCGTGCCGGAAACCGTTATGTTCGCGCTAGACGAGCTCGAGGCTGCGTTTGATCGCATAGTAAAAACGGCTGAATTTGAGGCCGAACTAGACGACCTACTAAAAAACTACGTCGGACGCCCGAGTCCGCTATATCACGCAAAACGCCTGAGCGAGCACTACGGGCATGAAATTTACCTCAAGCGCGAGGATCTAAACCACACCGGCGCGCATAAGATAAATAACGCCCTAGCCCAGGCGCTTCTAGCCAAAAAAATGGGCAAAAAGAAGGTCTTAGCCGAGACGGGCGCGGGTCAGCACGGCGTGGCGACTGCGACGGCGGCGGCATTGCTCGGCCTTGAGTGCGACGTGTATATGGGTGCGACCGACGTAGAGCGTCAGCAGCTAAACGCATTTCGCATGCAGCTTTTAGGCGCCCGGGTCGTGAGCGTAGAAGAGGGTCTAAAAACTCTAAAAGAGGCCACCACGGCAGCAATCCAAGCGTGGGTAAACGAGATAGAAAGCGCCTTTTACGTCATCGGCTCGGCGGTCGGCCCGCACCCCTATCCCAGGATCGTGCGCGACTTTCAGAGTATCATCGGCCGCGAGACCAAGGCCCAGCTAAAAGAATACGGCGTGCATCCGGACTACGTCATCGCCTGCGTCGGCGGCGGCAGCAACGCGATCGGTATCTTTAGCGCGTTTTTGGGCGACCCAGACGTAAATTTGATCGGAGTCGAGGCTGCGGGCCTAGGCGCGCACACGCCGTATCACGCCGCGACGCTAACCAAGGGCCGCACAGGCATCATCCACGGCATGAAAACGATCGTACTTCAAAACGAATACGGCATGATCGAGCCGGTGCACAGCATCTCGGCGGGACTTGACTATCCGGGCGTGGGCCCCGAGCACGCGCACCTGCACGAGAGCAAACGAGCCGCCTACTACGGCATCACCGACGACGAGTGCATAAACGCGCTATATCTAACCAGCCGCCTAGAGGGCATCATTCCGGCGATAGAGAGCTCGCACGCGTTAGCGTATCTAGAAAAGCTATGTCCGAATTTGACGAAAAAAAGCGTCATCGTCGTAAACGTCTCGGGACGCGGCGACAAGGACATAAACACCGTGATGAGCTACGAGAAAGGAAAAATTTATGGCTAAGGCAAAAGACGCATTCGCGGGCAAAAAAGCAAACATCGGCTACGTCGTGGCTGGATATCCTAGCCTCAAAGCGACGAAGGAATTTTTACTAAATTTAGACGGCAGCTGCCTGGATCTACTAGAGCTTGGTATCCCCTACTCCGATCCGCTCGCAGACGGCAAACTCATCGCGCAAGCTAGCTTTGAAACCGCCGCAAAGGGCGTAAACACAGGCGCGATATTTACTATGCTGGAAGAGTGCAAAGGCAAGATAAATAAACCCGTCGTATTTCTCGTGTATTTTAACGTCGTGTTTGCTTACGGCGTACAGAGATTTATCGCTCGCTCAAAAGAGGTCGGTATCGCTGGCTTCATCATCCCCGATCTGCCGTTTGAGGAGAGCGAGGAGGTAGCGGGACTGTGCGCTAAATTTGATCTCGATCTCATCCCGCTAATCAGCGTCACCTCGCAAAACCGCGCGGATAAAATTTTAAAATTCGGCTCGGGATTCGTATATGCGCTCGGCGCTATCGGCGTGAGCGGGTCGCAGCGAGCTAGCGAGGAGAGGCTAAAAGCGCTCGTAGAGGGTCTAAAAAAAAGAAGCGATCTGCCTGTCGCAGTGGGCTTTGGCGTGAAAAATAAAAACGACGCGGATGAGGTAAAAACCTATGCCGACGGCGCGATAATCGGCACCGAGATAGTAAAGCTCACGGCTAAATTCGAGGGCGAAGAGCTGATAAAGCAAATCAATAAACTTTTTTAAATTTAGCCGCGTTTACGTTAAATTTAAGTATAATCAAAAAATTTCGTTTAAAGGACGACGCGATGATGGACGTTGCGGAGCTTGGGATCAAGCATCTGTGCGAGGATACCCTAGGCTACAAGGTAGAGGGCGCAAAGAGCGCGGAGGGCGAATTTTACGGCTCGAGCTTGCCGATTTTTAAGGGCAAGGAGGAGTTTCACTTTTATCTTTATTTTAAAAAAGATACGCTAAATCGCTTTGCCGGCGTGCTTCTTGGCGTCGATAAACTAGCCGAAGACGAGCTAAGCGACATCTGCAAAGAGGTGGCTAATCTCACGATCGGATACGCCAAAAATCTACTAAACGAGCGCGAAGCAAACGCCTACAAACTAGGCACTCCTGAGTATCTAGGCAGGACGAATTTTCGCATCAAGCTAGAAGACAAACGCGTCTATAAAATCAAAAATAGAACATTTCAAATAGGATACAAAAAAGGATGAGCGAAGAACTACAAGAGGTAACCGCCGCAGAAACGGCGCCGCAAGGGGTTCAAGAGATGTTGCAAGAGCGCGGCGGGCTTTTTAAAAGCTACGACGAGCTGATGGATATCGGAGTGGATTTTATCTCGGAGCTCGGCACCACGACGATTAGCGTAAAGCAGCTCTTAAAGCTCGAAGTAGGCTCGGTAATCGACCTGGAAAAGCCGGCCGGCGAGAGCGTGGAGCTTTTTATAAACAACCGAATTTTCGGCAAGGGCGAAGTGATGGTCTATGAAAAAAACCTCGCCATCAGGATAAATGAAATCCTAGACTCAAAATCCGTCATCCAGTACTTCAAAAGAGAGCAGCTATGAGGATTTTCGCCGCGCTTTTACTGTTTTTCGCCGCGCTTTGTGGTTCAAATTTATCCACATACAACATCTACGAGCGCAGCGACCGCGTCGATGTTATGCTTAGCTTTGACGCGCCATATAACGGAACGATCTTGCAAGAACGCAAAGACGGCGCGATAACCCTGCTTTTTAAAGACCTGCAAAACGATCAAAATATCGAAAAAAGCGTAAATTCAAGCATACTACAAGAGCTTTTATTTGAGCCTAGAGGGCAAAATTTAGCCCTCGTGATCAAAAGCGACGCCCGGGTGGCCGTTAGCGCGTCAAAAACCACCGACGGCTTTGGCCTGCGCATACGCGTGACACCTGAAAATACGGCAAACTCGGCCGCCGCGACCGCGCTATCGCCGCAAGAAACCAGAGAAAATATAACCGACGCTTCAAATTTATCTAGCGGCAAACAAAATGCCGCAAATTTAGCCGCCGCGTCCGCCCAAAACCCCGGCTTAAATTTGAGCGCGCAAAACGGCGACGTAAATTTTATGACGCAGGGCATAAGCGATATGATTGATTATAGATATTACTCGGTTTTAGGCGTTTTGGCGCTGCTTTTGATCGTGCTTTTGTTTATCAAGGCAAGGCTAAAAAACAAGCAAAAAACGCTCAAAACAAAGCGCGAAAACAGCTGGTTTGAAAAGGTAAAAAGCGACGAAGGCGTGGATATACTCTACGAAAAACCGCTCGATAATGTCAATAAAGTCGTGCTTTTTCAACACCTCGATAGACGCTACCTCGTGCTAACGGGCGCTTCAAACGTGCTTTTGGATAAATTCGGCGAAGAAAAGATGACGAGCGAGCAGGACTTTCAGACGTTTTTTGAGGAAAATCAAAAAAAACTAAACGCCTACATCGAAAATCGCCAAACGCTGGACGCATACAAGGATAAGGCGAGTATAGACTAAAATTCGGAGATAAATTTGTCCAAAAACGATTTGGAAATTTTAAAAGAATTTATAAACGATAAAGAGGCTCAAGAAAAATTTAACGCTATCAAAAATAGCGTAATGGACTTTAATATCTTTGAAATTACGGGCCTTGGCAATCAAGAAATAAAACACTCAAATACCTTAGCTTGGCTCTTTGGAGATAATGAACACGGGCTAAAATATCAAATTTTAGAGAGATTTTTAAAATTTACGCTAGAAAATGGCAATAATACTTCAAAAAGGTACGAAAATTTAGAAAAATATCTAAAAATCCAAGAAAAGAATATACGAATTTTTAGAGAAAGCTACAATATTGATCTTTTGC comes from the Campylobacter rectus genome and includes:
- the trpA gene encoding tryptophan synthase subunit alpha, coding for MAKAKDAFAGKKANIGYVVAGYPSLKATKEFLLNLDGSCLDLLELGIPYSDPLADGKLIAQASFETAAKGVNTGAIFTMLEECKGKINKPVVFLVYFNVVFAYGVQRFIARSKEVGIAGFIIPDLPFEESEEVAGLCAKFDLDLIPLISVTSQNRADKILKFGSGFVYALGAIGVSGSQRASEERLKALVEGLKKRSDLPVAVGFGVKNKNDADEVKTYADGAIIGTEIVKLTAKFEGEELIKQINKLF
- a CDS encoding sulfite exporter TauE/SafE family protein; translation: MQEMISFLSLQYILIGVVVGFISGFFGIGGGTVVVPAMMLFGYDIKYAIGISIMQMIFSSIFGSFVNFKNKMLDVAPALVLGFGGFCGALSSGFIVSYFSSKFLLGTLILVQIINLIKLFKTPTEPAGKANESKILLFIVGLAVGAVAISVGIGGSVFVMPILISFLNYDIKKAVSTGLFFVIFSSSAGFLSLAAHGLVHYDIGVLLGLGSLAGVYAGVKTSHKIGKKAQKRWMIALISVILCITVRKFLTVV
- the fliN gene encoding flagellar motor switch protein FliN, which translates into the protein MLQERGGLFKSYDELMDIGVDFISELGTTTISVKQLLKLEVGSVIDLEKPAGESVELFINNRIFGKGEVMVYEKNLAIRINEILDSKSVIQYFKREQL
- the trpD gene encoding anthranilate phosphoribosyltransferase; the encoded protein is MILLIDNYDSFVFNVEQYLRELTSEEVRCVRNDKITMDEIRRLNPSKIILSPGPKHPQDSGICLEILRSDIAAPVLGICLGHQAIGLANGAKIKRLQKPYHGKTSLIKVSHKEPLFTGLPDEFEVMRYHSLYVDELPSNLQVTAVSEDGVVMALSVKDRPIFGIQFYPESYFTQYGKKIIENFINYEAAPAAEVAKEPRIRPLKPFLIKLQENERLDDRDFEQICEIIASKEYEITQLAALLVLISEKSLYPQSLASLVKNILKYSQTYRDPSPMIDLCGTGGDGFRTINISTTVAFILASMGVKVAKHGNKAVSSKSGSSDVLEILGVQNSNSLLRQRELLNDKNLAFFHAPFFHPLVGEVREVRRRLGIRTVFNVLGPLLNPNLALKNQLAGVYHKPVLRLYAETLQLLGRERALVVRGEDGLDEISLCDETRVVELRGGQISEYSITPEQFGFKRAFHSEIEGSDGEQNAEILKQILKGELDGPKFDIVVLNAMFALYCADVVASPAEAKPLILEAIGSGKVYRYFENYVRDDA
- a CDS encoding chemotaxis protein CheX, translating into MDVAELGIKHLCEDTLGYKVEGAKSAEGEFYGSSLPIFKGKEEFHFYLYFKKDTLNRFAGVLLGVDKLAEDELSDICKEVANLTIGYAKNLLNEREANAYKLGTPEYLGRTNFRIKLEDKRVYKIKNRTFQIGYKKG
- the trpB gene encoding tryptophan synthase subunit beta translates to MNTKAYFGKFGGQFVPETVMFALDELEAAFDRIVKTAEFEAELDDLLKNYVGRPSPLYHAKRLSEHYGHEIYLKREDLNHTGAHKINNALAQALLAKKMGKKKVLAETGAGQHGVATATAAALLGLECDVYMGATDVERQQLNAFRMQLLGARVVSVEEGLKTLKEATTAAIQAWVNEIESAFYVIGSAVGPHPYPRIVRDFQSIIGRETKAQLKEYGVHPDYVIACVGGGSNAIGIFSAFLGDPDVNLIGVEAAGLGAHTPYHAATLTKGRTGIIHGMKTIVLQNEYGMIEPVHSISAGLDYPGVGPEHAHLHESKRAAYYGITDDECINALYLTSRLEGIIPAIESSHALAYLEKLCPNLTKKSVIVVNVSGRGDKDINTVMSYEKGKIYG
- a CDS encoding phosphoribosylanthranilate isomerase, whose protein sequence is MTLVKICGIKTPAEACEVASLDVDFLGVIFAKSKRQVSARTAREIADIAHAAGKKCVGVFAEQSDCEIMEICEFAALDVVQIHDEVSSNLYANLKAMGLEIWRVYSVLDKLPAVDTALCDMPLFDCKGENAGGNGISFDWEILRGVKFDFGMAGGIGEHNAREAIKFNPRVLDLNSKVEDENGVKSAEKIRKILELIKA
- a CDS encoding DUF302 domain-containing protein translates to MKKSIVTFAAATALASTLSASHLTTAQSDLSVDEAVKKFEKAVASRNITVFDVIEHSKLADKVGLKMTDTTVVIVGSPKIGTLLMQCEPKIALELPLKFLFYKDGDKTVIAYEDIKNIAARYGAQECDAVSKLSGAQANLLKDMAK